A genomic region of Trifolium pratense cultivar HEN17-A07 linkage group LG3, ARS_RC_1.1, whole genome shotgun sequence contains the following coding sequences:
- the LOC123915524 gene encoding probable pectinesterase 53 produces MHSSKPHSSIFTHIFLLFVTFLFSLRIIMSNMNFIFYVLVVLVLVLQNPTITQCHTKGIRPRPSNGNPIISTNMTKVQESEQQFMKWVKFVGGLKHTVFRTAKNKLFPSYSLNVYNKKSGKGGFSSIQAAIDSLPFINLVRVVIKVHAGVYTEKVSIPAFKSFITIEGAGADKTIVQWGDTAQTPNPSAKGQTLGTYGSATFAVNSPYFIAKNITFKNTAPIPAPGAVGKQGVALRISADNAIFLGCKFLGAQDTLYDHIGRHYYKDCYIEGSVDFIFGNALSLFEGCHVHAIAQNTGALTAQGRSSLLEDTGFSFVHCKVTGSGALYLGRAWGPFSRVVFAYTYMDNIIIPKGWYNWGDPNREMTVFYGQYKCTGAGASYAGRVSWSRELTDEEAKPFISLSYIDGSEWINSFL; encoded by the exons ATGCATTCTTCCAAACCACATTCCTCAATCTTCACtcacatttttcttttatttgttacaTTCTTATTCTCTCTAAGAATAATAATGTCAAATATGAATTTCATTTTCTATGTCTTAGTAGTACTAGTTCTAGTTCTACAAAATCCTACTATAACACAATGTCATACCAAAGGAATTAGACCAAGGCCTTCTAATGGAAATCCAATTATATCTACCAATATGACCAAAGTACAAGAATCAGaacaacaattcatgaaatGGGTCAAATTTGTTGGTGGTCTCAAACACACTGTCTTTAGAACTGCCAAAAATAAGCTTTTTCCTTCTTATAGTTTGAatgtttataataaaaaatctggTAAAGGAGGATTTTCTTCAATTCAAGCTGCCATTGATTCTCTTCCTTTCATCAATCTAGTTAGAGTTGTCATTAAGGTTCATGCAGGTGTTTATAC AGAGAAAGTTAGCATTCCAGCATTTAAATCATTCATAACAATAGAAGGAGCAGGTGCAGATAAAACAATTGTTCAATGGGGTGACACTGCTCAAACACCTAATCCTAGTGCAAAAGGACAGACACTAGGAACCTATGGTTCAGCAACTTTTGCAGTTAATTCACCTTATTTCATTGCTAAGAACATCACATTTAAA AACACTGCTCCAATTCCAGCACCAGGAGCAGTTGGAAAACAAGGAGTGGCATTGAGAATTTCAGCAGATAATGCAATTTTTCTTGGTTGCAAATTCTTAGGAGCACAAGACACATTGTATGATCATATTGGTAGGCACTATTACAAAGATTGTTATATTGAAGGCTCTGTTGATTTCATATTTGGCAAtgctctttctctttttgag GGTTGTCACGTGCATGCAATAGCACAAAATACAGGAGCACTAACAGCACAAGGAAGGAGCAGTTTATTAGAAGACACGGGATTCTCGTTTGTACACTGTAAGGTCACGGGATCAGGAGCACTATACCTTGGAAGGGCTTGGGGTCCCTTCTCTAGAGTTGTCTTTGCTTACACTTACATGGACAATATCATCATTCCCAAAGGATGGTATAATTGGGGTGATCCCAACCGTGAAAT GACTGTATTCTATGGACAATACAAATGTACTGGAGCAGGAGCAAGCTATGCAGGGAGGGTATCATGGTCAAGGGAACTCACTGATGAGGAAGCTAAACCATTTATTTCACTTAGCTATATTGATGGATCTGAATGGATTAATTCTTTCTTATGA